Proteins from a single region of Acidimicrobiales bacterium:
- a CDS encoding Glu/Leu/Phe/Val dehydrogenase, which produces MTAFDPWAAVLERVDDAGKLTGVDPDILRLLRVPRRVLEVSVPVRMDAGGVEVFTGWRVHHNTTRGPAKGGLRFHPHIDAREVAALAAEMTFKTAVVNIPFGGAKGGVRCDPSKLSVGELERLTRRYTLEIMPLLGQDRDVPAPDVNTDGRVMSWLMDTLSTVAGEAEPGVVTGKPLSLGGTFGHTGATASGVVVCMRAVFNELEMPVAGARVVIQGFGKVGGPLAFLLSSAGMRVVAISDIGGAVRNPAGLDVSALADHVKRAGSVAGFEPADPIEADDLWEIDCELAVPAALEGAIDDHVARRLGAKVVVEAANGPTTPAADAILDRRDIVVVPDIMANAGGVTASYFEWAQNRQGYAWEEETVALRLRQTMERAFAAVWARSESLGVALRRAAFALAVERVAEAIEARGLFP; this is translated from the coding sequence GTGACGGCTTTCGATCCCTGGGCGGCGGTACTCGAGCGGGTCGACGATGCCGGCAAGCTCACCGGGGTCGATCCCGACATCCTTCGCCTTCTGCGCGTCCCTCGCAGAGTGCTCGAGGTTTCGGTGCCGGTGCGAATGGACGCGGGCGGGGTCGAGGTGTTCACGGGCTGGCGGGTGCACCACAACACCACGCGCGGGCCGGCCAAGGGCGGGCTGCGGTTCCATCCCCACATCGATGCCCGCGAGGTGGCGGCCCTGGCGGCCGAGATGACCTTCAAGACCGCGGTGGTCAACATTCCGTTCGGGGGGGCCAAGGGCGGCGTTCGGTGCGATCCGTCGAAGCTGTCGGTCGGGGAGCTCGAGCGGCTGACCCGCCGCTACACCCTCGAGATCATGCCGCTGCTCGGCCAGGACCGGGACGTGCCCGCGCCCGACGTCAACACAGACGGTCGGGTCATGTCCTGGTTGATGGACACGCTGTCCACCGTGGCGGGAGAGGCCGAGCCCGGGGTCGTGACCGGGAAGCCCCTCTCGCTCGGCGGGACGTTCGGGCACACCGGCGCCACCGCTTCGGGAGTGGTGGTGTGCATGCGCGCCGTGTTCAACGAGTTGGAGATGCCCGTGGCGGGGGCACGGGTCGTCATCCAGGGTTTCGGCAAGGTCGGCGGCCCGCTGGCCTTCCTGCTGTCGTCGGCGGGGATGCGCGTCGTCGCCATCAGCGACATAGGTGGGGCGGTCCGCAACCCGGCCGGCCTCGACGTGTCGGCGCTGGCGGATCACGTCAAGCGGGCCGGGTCGGTGGCCGGGTTCGAGCCCGCCGATCCCATCGAGGCCGACGATCTGTGGGAGATCGACTGCGAGCTGGCGGTGCCCGCCGCCCTCGAGGGCGCCATCGACGACCACGTGGCCCGGCGGCTGGGGGCCAAGGTCGTGGTCGAGGCCGCAAACGGGCCGACCACACCTGCCGCCGACGCCATCCTGGACCGCCGGGACATCGTCGTGGTCCCCGACATCATGGCCAACGCGGGCGGGGTCACCGCCTCGTACTTCGAGTGGGCCCAGAACCGCCAGGGCTACGCCTGGGAGGAGGAGACGGTGGCCCTCCGCCTCCGCCAGACGATGGAACGGGCCTTCGCCGCGGTGTGGGCCCGTTCGGAGTCGCTGGGGGTGGCGCTGCGCCGGGCCGCCTTCGCCCTGGCGGTGGAGCGGGTGGCGGAGGCCATCGAAGCGCGAGGTCTGTTCCCCTAA
- a CDS encoding ribonuclease HII — MSPRAMAPRKPAPVWRGPPSLTLERAMWAEGHDVVVGMDEVGRGAWAGPLTVGAAVLPTSRRVYGVRDSKMLTEDRREQLFDRVAGWCRAWAVGHASAAECDALGMSEAQRLAARRALAGLGLSADQVLVDGRWDFVGQGTTTRIVKGDAKCLSIATASILAKVSRDRIMREEAPHFPAYWFESNKGYPCYRHEAALQAWGPTSIHRRRWAFMDRLVWWRTEPPPPVQGALL; from the coding sequence ATGAGCCCCCGCGCCATGGCGCCGCGCAAGCCGGCCCCGGTGTGGCGGGGGCCGCCGAGCCTTACCCTCGAGCGGGCCATGTGGGCCGAGGGCCACGACGTCGTCGTCGGCATGGACGAGGTTGGCCGGGGGGCATGGGCCGGGCCCCTCACCGTGGGGGCGGCGGTGCTGCCGACCTCCCGCCGGGTCTACGGGGTCCGGGATTCGAAGATGCTGACGGAGGACCGCCGGGAGCAGCTGTTCGACCGGGTGGCCGGGTGGTGCCGGGCGTGGGCGGTGGGCCACGCCAGCGCCGCGGAGTGCGACGCCCTGGGCATGTCGGAGGCCCAGCGGCTCGCCGCTCGGCGCGCATTGGCCGGGCTGGGATTGTCCGCCGACCAGGTGCTGGTCGACGGCCGGTGGGACTTCGTGGGTCAGGGCACCACCACCCGGATCGTGAAGGGGGACGCCAAGTGCCTGTCGATCGCCACGGCGTCCATCCTGGCCAAGGTGTCCCGGGACCGGATCATGCGCGAAGAGGCCCCCCACTTCCCCGCCTACTGGTTCGAGAGCAACAAGGGATACCCGTGCTACCGGCACGAGGCCGCCCTCCAGGCCTGGGGCCCGACCTCCATCCACCGCCGCCGGTGGGCCTTCATGGACCGCCTCGTGTGGTGGCGCACGGAGCCGCCTCCGCCTGTGCAGGGCGCTCTGCTTTGA
- a CDS encoding RpiB/LacA/LacB family sugar-phosphate isomerase, which translates to MRVAFGTDERTPLTDAIVARLRDLGAEVVEVAVDEPWPEVGGRVGRAVADGGAERGVVCCWTGTGVSMAANKVPGVRAALCTDAETARGSRRWNDANVLAVGLRLTSIEVAREMLEAFLGTEPEAEEQANISRVESAGR; encoded by the coding sequence ATGAGGGTGGCATTCGGAACCGACGAGCGCACTCCGCTCACCGACGCCATCGTGGCCCGCCTCCGCGACCTCGGCGCCGAGGTGGTGGAGGTGGCCGTCGACGAGCCCTGGCCCGAGGTCGGGGGCCGGGTGGGTCGGGCGGTGGCCGACGGCGGCGCCGAGCGGGGCGTGGTGTGCTGCTGGACGGGGACGGGCGTCAGCATGGCCGCCAACAAGGTGCCCGGAGTCCGGGCCGCTCTGTGCACCGACGCCGAGACGGCCCGGGGCTCCCGGCGCTGGAACGACGCCAACGTCCTGGCGGTCGGGTTGCGCCTCACCTCGATCGAGGTGGCCAGGGAGATGCTGGAAGCGTTCCTCGGCACCGAGCCCGAGGCGGAAGAGCAGGCCAACATCTCCAGGGTCGAGAGCGCCGGTCGGTAA
- a CDS encoding glycoside hydrolase family 38 C-terminal domain-containing protein, protein MTEPGALRRARVERTLRQVLPRGRRHPTAPVDLAAHHVGGEPIPYDEAVTRPFAPIRVGDPWGAAWDTTWFRVSGRVPDDWAGQDVALVVRLGYGGGTGFGAEALVWRDGEPLQAITPNHDEIPVEGPEFTLFIEAAANPPVQRLDPAPMYLPDPGGNPLFHLAACHLAVVRREVEALWEDWSVLLELHDQLAESEPRRAQILRALERAGSALDPDDLDGTADGARAILRPLLQRPAHASAHRYLAVGNAHIDSAWLWPVRETRRKVARTFSTALDLMERYPEYRFTASQAQQLAWIRADYPGLYDRIRKKVAQGQFEVVGSMWVEADCNIPSGESLVRQIVHGKRFFSDEMGVETRSLWLPDVFGYPANLPQILALAGVRWFLTQKMSWNQVNRFPHHTFWWQGIDGTRVLSHFPPADTYVGDLSIGQLAYGVANFSQKELCDTSMYLYGWGDGGGGPTRHMLERARRLSDLEGAPRVRPVTSDHAFEAIEADAPLDELPVWAGELYLEIHRGTYTTHAEAKLANRRQELALRDAELWSAAAESFGALPGGYPADELDGAWKTLLLNQFHDIIPGSSIHWVYRDTARDHAAVTATTGRLVDAALDGLAARVTTPGRVRPALVANPLSWARREVVEVAGRPVLVDAPACGWSVHDLDAPELPAGVHPVEVGDGSMSNGILRVAWDADGLLTSVRHLPSGREALAPGERGNVLQVHDDRPIEYDAWDIDAAAFDAAVDLNAAEEVAVTETGPLRGVVRILRRFRSSTIEQHLVLRAGSPTLEVRTVTDWQEPKTLLKAAFPVAVHSARASFEVQFGHLERPTHRNTTWEQARFEVCAHTWADLSETGFGVALLNDCKYGYDVRDNVLRLSLLRTPTWPDPVADVGHHELMYALMPHAGDLAAGGVVAAAHALNSPLCVVPIGAATPSGPEAPASFSAVTVDDPGAVVTAVKRPDRGDGVVVRLYEAFGGARTVRVGCPLVAAAGSPRVTEIDVLERPTGAEVQTEDGHAVLRLRPFQIVTLLFEAGS, encoded by the coding sequence GGTCGGCGATCCATGGGGAGCGGCCTGGGACACCACGTGGTTCCGGGTCAGCGGACGGGTTCCCGACGACTGGGCCGGGCAGGACGTGGCGCTGGTCGTCCGCCTCGGCTACGGCGGCGGGACCGGGTTCGGTGCCGAGGCCCTGGTGTGGAGGGACGGTGAGCCGCTCCAGGCGATCACCCCCAACCACGACGAGATACCCGTCGAGGGGCCCGAGTTCACGCTGTTCATCGAGGCTGCCGCCAATCCTCCCGTGCAGCGCCTCGATCCGGCCCCGATGTACCTGCCCGACCCGGGTGGGAACCCGCTCTTCCATCTGGCGGCGTGTCACCTGGCCGTGGTCCGGCGCGAGGTGGAGGCGCTGTGGGAGGACTGGTCCGTGCTCCTCGAGCTGCACGACCAGCTGGCCGAGTCCGAGCCCCGCCGGGCGCAGATCCTGCGGGCCCTGGAGCGGGCCGGGAGCGCCCTGGATCCCGACGACCTGGATGGGACCGCCGATGGGGCGCGGGCGATCCTGCGGCCGCTGCTGCAGCGTCCCGCCCACGCCAGCGCCCACCGCTACCTGGCCGTCGGCAACGCCCACATCGACTCGGCGTGGCTCTGGCCCGTGCGCGAGACCAGGCGCAAGGTGGCCCGCACCTTCTCGACCGCCCTGGATCTGATGGAGCGCTACCCCGAGTACCGCTTCACCGCCTCGCAGGCCCAACAGCTGGCCTGGATCCGCGCCGACTACCCCGGTCTGTACGACCGGATCCGCAAGAAGGTCGCCCAGGGCCAGTTCGAGGTGGTGGGGAGCATGTGGGTCGAGGCGGACTGCAACATCCCGAGCGGCGAATCGCTCGTCCGCCAGATCGTCCACGGCAAGCGCTTCTTCTCCGACGAGATGGGCGTGGAGACCCGCAGCCTGTGGCTGCCGGACGTGTTCGGCTACCCGGCCAACCTCCCGCAGATCCTGGCCCTGGCGGGGGTTCGCTGGTTCCTGACCCAGAAGATGTCGTGGAACCAGGTCAACCGGTTCCCGCACCACACGTTCTGGTGGCAGGGCATCGACGGCACCCGGGTGCTCTCCCACTTCCCGCCGGCGGACACCTACGTGGGCGACCTCTCGATCGGGCAGCTCGCCTACGGGGTGGCCAACTTCTCCCAGAAGGAGCTGTGCGACACATCGATGTACCTGTACGGCTGGGGGGACGGAGGTGGCGGCCCCACCCGTCACATGCTCGAGCGGGCCCGGCGCCTGTCCGACCTGGAAGGCGCGCCCCGGGTGCGCCCGGTCACGTCGGACCACGCCTTCGAGGCCATCGAGGCCGATGCCCCGCTCGACGAGCTCCCGGTCTGGGCGGGCGAGCTCTACCTCGAGATACACCGGGGCACCTACACGACCCATGCCGAGGCCAAGTTGGCCAACCGCCGGCAGGAGCTGGCGCTCCGCGACGCCGAGCTGTGGTCCGCAGCGGCCGAGTCGTTCGGCGCCCTGCCCGGGGGGTACCCGGCCGACGAGCTGGACGGCGCCTGGAAGACGCTTCTCCTCAACCAGTTCCACGACATCATCCCCGGCTCGTCCATCCACTGGGTGTACCGGGACACGGCGCGCGACCACGCCGCGGTGACCGCCACCACCGGCCGCCTCGTGGACGCCGCCCTCGATGGGCTGGCGGCCCGGGTCACGACGCCGGGCCGGGTCCGCCCCGCCCTGGTGGCCAACCCATTGTCCTGGGCCCGCCGGGAGGTCGTAGAGGTGGCCGGCCGGCCCGTGCTGGTCGACGCGCCGGCGTGCGGGTGGTCGGTCCACGACCTCGACGCCCCCGAGCTTCCGGCCGGAGTCCACCCCGTCGAGGTCGGCGACGGATCGATGTCGAACGGCATCCTCCGGGTGGCCTGGGACGCCGACGGCCTGCTCACCTCGGTGCGGCACCTGCCCTCGGGACGGGAGGCGCTCGCGCCGGGGGAGAGGGGCAACGTCCTTCAGGTCCACGACGACCGCCCCATCGAGTACGACGCATGGGACATCGACGCCGCCGCCTTCGACGCCGCCGTCGACCTGAACGCGGCCGAGGAGGTGGCGGTGACCGAGACCGGGCCGCTGCGCGGCGTGGTCCGGATCCTCCGCCGGTTCCGGTCGTCGACCATCGAGCAGCACCTCGTGCTGCGCGCCGGGAGCCCGACCCTCGAGGTGCGCACGGTCACCGACTGGCAGGAGCCCAAGACGCTGCTCAAGGCGGCCTTCCCGGTGGCGGTGCACTCCGCCCGAGCCTCGTTCGAGGTCCAGTTCGGCCACCTGGAGCGCCCGACCCACCGGAACACGACATGGGAGCAGGCCCGCTTCGAGGTGTGCGCCCACACCTGGGCCGACCTGTCGGAGACCGGATTCGGCGTGGCCCTGCTCAACGACTGCAAATACGGCTACGACGTGCGGGACAACGTTCTGCGCCTGAGCCTGCTCCGCACCCCCACGTGGCCCGATCCGGTGGCCGACGTCGGCCATCACGAACTCATGTACGCCCTGATGCCCCACGCCGGGGACCTGGCGGCGGGCGGGGTGGTGGCGGCCGCCCACGCCCTCAACAGTCCGTTGTGTGTCGTCCCGATCGGAGCGGCGACCCCATCGGGCCCGGAGGCTCCGGCGTCGTTCTCGGCCGTCACGGTCGACGATCCCGGTGCGGTCGTCACGGCGGTGAAGCGCCCCGACCGGGGCGACGGCGTGGTGGTCCGCCTGTACGAGGCGTTCGGCGGAGCGCGCACCGTGCGGGTCGGCTGCCCGCTCGTCGCCGCGGCCGGTTCGCCCCGGGTGACGGAGATCGACGTGCTGGAGCGCCCCACCGGCGCCGAGGTCCAGACCGAGGACGGCCACGCCGTACTGCGGCTCCGGCCGTTCCAGATCGTCACTCTCCTGTTCGAGGCCGGCTCATGA